TCGCTTTTTCCTGATAAGACTAAAAAGTGCCTGATCAGGTTGCTGACCTCTAGAATCGTCAGCAATCTAATCAGCGTATGTTTACCATCCCGCAACATTAAATATTATGTGTAACCTATATCTCGTTTACACGACCCACCTCGCACATAACCGCTGTGTATTATACTGCTGAACGCATCGTTTGTCAATAGTATATCGCGTCGATACGCTAAACTAAACCGTACCAGCCCATAAATAGTAGAATATAGGTTAGAAAAATAACAAACTAATACTCTACGAAAGGACTGCTCCGTTATGTCTAGTTTAGCTAGACGTATACCCGAGCGAAGCTCGGTGTAAACAGCTAATATATCAAATATTAACAAAACAAAAGACTCATTCTTAACGGAAATAACATCTCCTGGAAGCGTAATAAAGACTATGGTTGGTGTAAAGACTGTAGAGTAAAGGTTCGTCCTAAAGCTCTTTGTTGGTTACGTAACAGTAAACTAAAGTATCAACAGATCTTTTGGCCCTTGCTTGCACGCTATAGCTACCTTGGCAATATTGTTAAAGCCCCGGGTCTGCAAAGATTGCTACAGGCCCAGAGTTATCCAACCATTCAAAGGTGGTATTGAGCGCTTTCGCACTCATATACCTCCAGATGGTGGTGAGATGCTCTCTGGGATTGTAGCAGTGGATGAGGCTTGGTTTGGTAAACGTAGATTTGGTGGACAAAAGATAGTTATTGGTGCTATTGAAACTGACACTAGAAAACTAAGACTACAAATTATTCCAGACACAGAACAAGACAGTATTGAACTATTCTTAGAACACTAAAGTAACTAGAGACTCACATCTCATTACAGACGCTGGTACTGGTTATCTAGGTGTAGAGTGGTTAGGTTATACAAGAGATATATATAACCACAGCCGGGGGACGCTTTGGTATGTCTAACCACATAGAATGCATTTGGAGTGCTGTGAAACGTCACATGAGAAAGCTCTATGGTTCTATACCAACAAACCACTTACAAAACATCTTAAATGAATGGATGGCTAGACATAACCAACGGAGTCTCTTTCAGTCTCCGCTAAACTACCTAGAGGCTACTTTGAAATTAGTTGTTCCGGATTAGTTGAATGAATCCGTTGCGTCCATAGTAAAAAACCAACAATTGTTGAGAAATTAAAAAACAATGACGACTAACCGATTTAAGCTATGGATTCGAATGTATAGATAGAAGTTCTGGCGGAGAGACAGGGATTCGAACCCTGGGTACGATTGCTCGCACACACGCGTTCCAGGCGTGCACCTTCAACCGCTCGGTCACCTCTCCGTATGTCTTTAGTATAACGCATTGTGCTGCAAATCTTCCGCTCTCTTGTGTAAAGTTGTATTTTATACACGATTTAGCAGTTGCCTTATTTCGCATGACACTTTTATAATAAAAGAGATGGTTGCGAAAACTAACACAGTGCCCGTTATTCAGTTGAAGGGTCTCACTAAACGCTACGGTATCGGCGACACAGCACGTGATGTTCTTGATTCGGTGAGCCTGAAAATTGAACAAGGTGAGTTTATTGCCGTTATGGGGCCATCTGGCTGCGGTAAGACGACGCTACTTAACGTCATTGGCCTGCTTGACCGACCTGATGGTGGCGAATATTCTTTGAACGGCGCGTCGGCGGCGCGGTTGTCAGGTGCGCAGCGGGCGCGGGCGCGGGCAACGCAAATCGGCATCGTCTTTCAAAGTTTTAATTTAATAAACCGCCTGACGGTACTCGAAAACGTTGCGCTTCCCCTCACCTATCAAGGCGCTTCCCGCGTAAAACGATTGGAGCGCGCAAGTGAAATTTTGAAGACGTTTCATCTGCAAGAACGCGAGTACTACATGCCGTGGCAATTGTCTGGCGGACAAATGCAGCGCGTTGCGATCGCGCGGGCACTCGTCAGCAAACCGAGCATTATCCTCGCAGATGAACCGACAGGCAACCTAGACAGTCGCTCCAGCCACGTTATTATGGAAGAATTAGCGCAGCTTCATAAACAAGGCAATACGATTATCATGGTGACGCACAATCCGAATCTTACGAGTTACGCTAGCCGCGTTATTAACATGCTTGATGGTAAGATTGCGAGTGATACTAAAATACGCATCGCAAGCGGTAATGAGAGTGAGAAATCAGTAAAAATCTCGCTCAACGCGCGACGTACCGCTAAAGAAGAAAGGGACAATGTGCGTTCTGCAAAGAAAAAGTCAGCGAAAGAGACAAAAAATGACAGCAATCTTGCTGCGGACGAGCGAGAGTCGTCTGGATCAGATGATGTTGAGCCATCGTCTAGTCAATCATCAGACCAGGCTGAACGAAAGAAGGCGGAATCATGAGATTACTCTCTGAGCATATTAGTGGTGCGTACCGAACTTTGCGCCGAACGCGGGCACGTACCGTTTTGACGACGCTTGGTATCGCGATCGGCGTCGCAAGTGTGACGTGTATTTTAGCGATTAGCGACGGCGTAACGCGCATGTTCGATAAGCAAATATCACATTACAAC
This portion of the TM7 phylum sp. oral taxon 349 genome encodes:
- a CDS encoding ABC transporter ATP-binding protein — its product is MVAKTNTVPVIQLKGLTKRYGIGDTARDVLDSVSLKIEQGEFIAVMGPSGCGKTTLLNVIGLLDRPDGGEYSLNGASAARLSGAQRARARATQIGIVFQSFNLINRLTVLENVALPLTYQGASRVKRLERASEILKTFHLQEREYYMPWQLSGGQMQRVAIARALVSKPSIILADEPTGNLDSRSSHVIMEELAQLHKQGNTIIMVTHNPNLTSYASRVINMLDGKIASDTKIRIASGNESEKSVKISLNARRTAKEERDNVRSAKKKSAKETKNDSNLAADERESSGSDDVEPSSSQSSDQAERKKAES